The following are encoded in a window of Thunnus albacares chromosome 9, fThuAlb1.1, whole genome shotgun sequence genomic DNA:
- the pigx gene encoding phosphatidylinositol-glycan biosynthesis class X protein, with amino-acid sequence MYFVLFSVLACLLTCHCFIEKGEKNENHCGFLKQWLETTTVSVEIGKKGFHREVVTTVELSPDVLSDVRVLLVHRWPSGVYIDPYQLASLSDHSDWQILLDSAIDLEVPAHKTSGFVTYVYPTLNDRIPRLLKVTVPIHGRYHEPSFVGKTFTSVEIESPELLLRTEKCTQLNNSESHTVVNAPCTADNSSTCLWVKTQRQQGRGHMSLQFPVGDGSLVTPVCGGTLLVTMICCAALSKFMWKHRII; translated from the exons atgtattttgtattgttcTCTGTGTTGGCCTGTTTACTGACATGTCATTGTTTCATCGAAAAGG GTGAGAAGAATGAAAACCATTGTGGTTTCCTGAAGCAGTGGCTTGAAACCACAACAGTTTCAGTGGAGATCGGCAAGAAGGGTTTTCACAG GGAGGTGGTAACCACAGTAGAGCTCAGCCCTGATGTGCTCAGTGATGTCAGAGTTTTGCTGGTTCACAGATGGCCCAGTGGTGTCTACATTGATCCATATCAGCTGGCATCCCTGAGTGATCACAGTGATTGGCAG ATATTACTAGATTCAGCCATTGACCTGGAAGTGCCTGCTCACAAGACTTCAGGATTTGTCACCTATGTGTATCCCACCCTCAATGACCGAATCCCCAGACTGCTAAAAGTAACAGTTCCAATACATGGCCGCTATCACGAGCCTTCATTTGTTGGGAAAACATTCACATCTGTTGAAATAGAATCTCCAGAACTGCTGCTGCGGACAGAAAAAT GTACACAGCTGAACAACTCAGAGTCTCATACAGTTGTGAACGCCCCCTGCACTGCCGACAATTCAAGCACATGTCTGTGGGTTAAAACCCAGCGTCAGCAG GGGCGGGGCCACATGAGTTTACAGTTTCCAGTTGGTGACGGGTCTTTGGTGACGCCTGTATGCGGTGGAACTCTTCTAGTCACAATGATCTGCTGTGCTGCACTTTCCAAATTCATGTGGAAACATCGAATCATTTAA
- the cep19 gene encoding centrosomal protein of 19 kDa: protein MRFEAKRCGVQFSPPAIVLIYEHKDTNKVRKRVIPVRNFSKYSDYSVAAERLKNNPRHRDYLEGVSQSQLEKLHIILRDHMQGFSLEYSLASFKLDPNEDLNKLDDDELARKKGQMDGLFERNRRRKDDPAFVYDLEVDFTTKEKCSWDEESDDGF from the exons ATGCGTTTCGAGGCGAAGCGGTGCGGAGTGCAGTTCAGCCCTCCAGCCATCGTCCTCATTTATGAACACAAGGACACCAACAAGGTGCGGAAAAGAGTAATACCTGTGCGAAACTTCTCCAAATATTCTG ACTACAGCGTGGCTGCTGAAAGACTGAAGAACAATCCTCGGCACAGAGACTACTTGGAAGGTGTGTCTCAGAGCCAACTGGAGAAGCTTCACATCATCCTGCGAGATCACATGCAGGGCTTCAGCCTGGAGTACAGCCTCGCCTCATTCAAGCTGGACCCCAACGAAGACCTGAACAAACTGGACGACGATGAGCTGGCTCGCAAGAAAGGCCAAATGGACGGACTGTTTGAGAGGAACCGGAGGCGCAAAGACGATCCCGCCTTTGTTTACGACCTGGAGGTGGATTTCACCACCAAAGAAAAGTGCAGCTGGGATGAAGAGTCTGATGATGGATTTTAA
- the ing5a gene encoding inhibitor of growth protein 5a, with amino-acid sequence MATAIYLEHYLDSIENLPCELQRNFTLMRDLDNRTEEKKGEIDKLAEEYIQNVKNLASEQRVEHLQKIQNAYSKCKEFSDDKVQLAMQTYEMVDKHIRRLDADLARFENELKEKLEVSGYESTDGRSLKKGDSRGLREKRGSRGRARKGSDEDSPRKKKMKNSPDLSDALLPMQPSDVLDMPVDPNEPTYCLCHQVSYGEMIGCDNPDCPIEWFHFACVDLATKPKGKWFCPRCTQDRKKK; translated from the exons ATGGCGACGGCAATATACTTGGAACATTACCTTGACA GTATTGAGAACCTACCATGTGAGCTACAGAGAAACTTTACTTTGATGCGGGACCTGGATAACAGGACTGAAG aaaagaaaggagagattGACAAACTGGCTGAAGAGTACATACAGAACGTGAAGAACCTGGCCTCAGAACAGAGAGTGGAGCACCTGCAGAAGATCCAAAATGCGTACAGCAAGTGCAAAGAGTTCAGCGATGACAAAGTCCAGCTTGCAATGCAGACCTACGAAATG GTGGACAAACATATCCGCAGACTGGATGCAGATCTGGCGCGGTTTGAGAATGAGCTAAAGGAGAAACTGGAAGTGAGCGGCTATGAAAGTACAGATGGAAGATCATTGAAAA AGGGTGATTCTCGGGGGCTGAGAGAGAAGCGTGGATCCAGGGGAAGAGCAAGGAAAGGTTCTGATGAAGACTCTcccagaaagaaaaagatgaaaaacag CCCAGATTTGAGTGACGCCCTCTTGCCTATGCAACCATCAGACGTTTTGGACATGCCAGTAGATCCCAATGAGCCTACTTACTGCCTGTGCCATCAGGTGTCATACGGAGAGATGATTGGATGTGATAACCCAGAT TGTCCGATTGAGTGGTTTCACTTTGCTTGTGTTGATCTCGCCACGAAGCCCAAAGGAAAATG GTTTTGTCCGAGATGCACCcaagacaggaagaaaaaatga
- the plekhb2 gene encoding pleckstrin homology domain-containing family B member 2 isoform X1 codes for MAMVKSGWLHRQSTILRRWKRNWFDLWADGRLVFYNDQQRRDMEDDIHMRVDCINIRSSAACQELNPPEGKTRDALLQIVCRDGRVISLCADGADDALAWTMALQDARINAVVSPPQIGFAQEVIASAPPPYTEYAPPPQVYAPGPYGEYVAHTQHATQIVYSADGQPYAVAYPYQYQGGYPAPGVNHVVIRERQRDDGGDVALGMLAGAATGLALGSLFSVF; via the exons ATGGCTATGGTGAAGAGTGGTTGGCTCCATCGACAAA GTACCATACTGCGCCGTTGGAAAAGGAACTGGTTTGACTTGTGGGCTGATGGACGACTTGTGTTCTATAATGATCAACAACGCCGTGACATGGAGGATGACATCCACATGAGGGTCGACTGCATCAACATTCGCAGTTCTGCTGCATGTCAAG AGCTCAACCCTCCAGAGGGGAAGACACGTGATGCCTTGCTCCAGATAGTGTGCAGAGATGGACGGGTCATCAGTCTTTGTGCAGATGGTGCAGATGATGCTCT GGCATGGACCATGGCACTCCAGGATGCCAGAATTAATGCG gttgtctctcctcctcagaTCGGCTTTGCACAGGAAGTGATTGCCTCCGCTCCTCCCCCCTACACAGAATATGCTCCCCCACCACAG GTTTATGCTCCGGGTCCATATGGAGAGTATGTAGCACATACCCAACACGCTACACAGATTGTATACTCAGCTGATGGGCAGCCCTACGCTGTTGCTTATCCTTATCAGTACCAAG GTGGGTACCCTGCGCCTGGAGTGAACCATGTTGTTATTCGGGAGCGCCAGCGTGACGACGGAGGAGATGTGGCTTTGGGCATGCTCGCTGGTGCCGCAACCGGTTTGGCACTCggctctctcttctctgtcttttag
- the plekhb2 gene encoding pleckstrin homology domain-containing family B member 2 isoform X2, giving the protein MAMVKSGWLHRQSTILRRWKRNWFDLWADGRLVFYNDQQRRDMEDDIHMRVDCINIRSSAACQELNPPEGKTRDALLQIVCRDGRVISLCADGADDALAWTMALQDARINAIGFAQEVIASAPPPYTEYAPPPQVYAPGPYGEYVAHTQHATQIVYSADGQPYAVAYPYQYQGGYPAPGVNHVVIRERQRDDGGDVALGMLAGAATGLALGSLFSVF; this is encoded by the exons ATGGCTATGGTGAAGAGTGGTTGGCTCCATCGACAAA GTACCATACTGCGCCGTTGGAAAAGGAACTGGTTTGACTTGTGGGCTGATGGACGACTTGTGTTCTATAATGATCAACAACGCCGTGACATGGAGGATGACATCCACATGAGGGTCGACTGCATCAACATTCGCAGTTCTGCTGCATGTCAAG AGCTCAACCCTCCAGAGGGGAAGACACGTGATGCCTTGCTCCAGATAGTGTGCAGAGATGGACGGGTCATCAGTCTTTGTGCAGATGGTGCAGATGATGCTCT GGCATGGACCATGGCACTCCAGGATGCCAGAATTAATGCG aTCGGCTTTGCACAGGAAGTGATTGCCTCCGCTCCTCCCCCCTACACAGAATATGCTCCCCCACCACAG GTTTATGCTCCGGGTCCATATGGAGAGTATGTAGCACATACCCAACACGCTACACAGATTGTATACTCAGCTGATGGGCAGCCCTACGCTGTTGCTTATCCTTATCAGTACCAAG GTGGGTACCCTGCGCCTGGAGTGAACCATGTTGTTATTCGGGAGCGCCAGCGTGACGACGGAGGAGATGTGGCTTTGGGCATGCTCGCTGGTGCCGCAACCGGTTTGGCACTCggctctctcttctctgtcttttag
- the LOC122988345 gene encoding vacuolar protein sorting-associated protein 4B-like, with product MAGGNLQKAIDLASKAAEEDKAKNYEEALKCYQHAVQYFLHVVKYETQGDRAKQSIRAKCADYLDRAEQLKEYLKKKEKSPPSKPVKESQSDDKGNESDEGDDQEKKKFQNQLSGAIVMEKPNIKWNDVAGLEGAKEALKEAVILPIKFPHLFTGKRTPWRGILLFGPPGTGKSYLAKAVATEANNSTFFSISSSDLVSKWLGESEKLVKNLFTLAREHKPSIIFIDEIDSLCGSRSENESEAARRIKTEFLVQMQGVGNDNEGILVLGATNIPWTLDSAIRRRFEKRIYIPLPEEHARSFMFKLHLGSTPNELTDADFNTLGKKTEGYSGADISIIVRDALMQPVRKVQSATHFKKVRGSSWNNPDVVVEDLLTPCSPGDPNAIAMTWMEVPGEKLLEPVVCMADMLRSLSNTKPTVNEQDLEKLQKFTEDFGQEG from the exons ATGGCTGGTGGCAATTTACAG AAAGCTATAGATCTTGCCAGCAAAGCTGCAGAGGAGGACAAAGCCAAAAACTACGAAGAGGCCCTCAAATGTTATCAGCATGCAGTGCAGTACTTCCTTCATGTTGTCAAGT ATGAGACTCAGGGTGATCGAGCAAAGCAGAGCATCAGGGCCAAATGTGCAGACTACCTGgacagagctgagcagctgaAGGAATAtctgaagaagaaggagaagagtcCTCCATCCAAACCTGTCAAAGAGTCCCAGTCAGATGACAAAGG gaATGAAAGTGATGAAGGGGACGACCAGGAGAAGAAAAAGTTCCAAAATCAACTCTCAG GTGCCATTGTCATGGAAAAGCCAAACATTAAGTGGAATGATGTAGCTGGACTTGAGGGAGCAAAAGAAGCTTTAAAAGAAGCTGTCATCTTGCCCATCAAATTCCCTCATCTGTTCACAG GAAAGAGAACTCCTTGGCGTGGGATTCTTCTGTTTGGCCCACCAGGAACAGGGAAATCCTACCTGGCCAAAGCTGTAGCCACAGAAGCCAACAACTCCACcttcttctccatctcctcttctgACCTTGTGTCCAAGTGGTTGGGAGAAAGTGAAAA gttGGTGAAGAACCTGTTCACTTTAGCACGAGAACACAAACCATCTATCATTTTCATTGATGAGATCGACTCCCTCTGTGGCTCCAGGAGTGAGAACGAAAGTGAGGCAGCGCGCAGAATCAAGACAGAGTTCCTCGTCCAGATGCAGG GTGTTGGAAATGATAATGAGGGAATCCTGGTCCTGGGAGCCACAAACATACCCTGGACACTGGACTCAGCCATCAGGAGAAG GTTTGAAAAGCGAATCTACATTCCTCTGCCTGAGGAGCATGCCCGCTCCTTCATGTTCAAACTGCATCTGGGCTCCACCCCCAATGAATTGACAGACGCAGACTTCAACACACTGGGCAAAAAGACAGAGGGCTACTCTGGGGCGGACATCAGTATTATCGTCAGGGATGCCCTCATGCAGCCCGTCAGGAAGGTTCAGTCAGCCACGCACttcaaaaag GTTCGAGGGTCGTCATGGAATAATCCTGATGTTGTGGTGGAGGACCTGCTGACTCCATGCTCACCAGGTGATCCCAACGCCATAGCAATGACGTGGATGGAAGTCCCTGGGGAGAAACTTCTAGAGCCAGTTGTGTGCATG GCTGACATGCTGAGGTCGCTGTCCAACACCAAGCCAACAGTGAATGAGCAGGACTTGGAGAAGCTGCAGAAGTTTACCGAAGATTTTGGTCAAGAAGGCTAA